The proteins below are encoded in one region of Pectinophora gossypiella chromosome 26, ilPecGoss1.1, whole genome shotgun sequence:
- the LOC126378496 gene encoding ephrin-A4 produces MVSLAYFGLRQTPWTLLVLIFFIESVMGNYAKSFYIHWNTTNSIFRIDNTDHVFDLNKGNAQFEYDQVNIICPVYAPGTFEEDTEKYIIYNVSKEEYDTCRITNPNPRIIAICDKPHKLMFFTITFRPFTPQPGGLEFLPGKDYYFISTSSKDDLHRRIGGRCLSHNMKLVFRVCCKPEEQSPAPPPQPTLPPPPPPPTTSTTTTTTTTIKPVTKKTHKYDKTPNEVVKSEELSYSRGAALASSLALALAASAVLAPLAR; encoded by the coding sequence ATGGTGTCTCTCGCTTATTTCGGCCTCAGGCAAACGCCCTGGACTCTCCTCGTCCTAATATTCTTCATCGAAAGCGTCATGGGTAACTATGCGAAATCCTTCTACATACACTGGAATACGACCAATAGCATATTTAGAATAGATAATACAGACCACGTATTCGATTTGAATAAAGGGAATGCACAGTTCGAGTACGACCAGGTCAATATTATATGTCCAGTTTACGCTCCCGGGACGTTCGAAGAGGACACCgagaaatatataatatacaatgtGAGTAAAGAAGAGTACGATACGTGTAGAATAACGAATCCGAACCCGCGGATAATAGCTATATGCGATAAACCGCATAAGCTGATGTTCTTTACAATAACCTTCCGGCCGTTCACACCTCAGCCGGGCGGGCTGGAATTCCTGCCGGGGAAGGACTACTACTTTATATCGACGTCGAGCAAGGACGACTTGCACCGACGCATCGGCGGGCGATGTCTGAGCCACAACATGAAGCTGGTGTTCCGCGTGTGCTGCAAGCCGGAGGAGCAgtcgccggcgccgccgccgcagccgacgctgccgccgccaccgccgccccCGACCacctccaccaccaccaccaccacgacGACCATCAAGCCAGTGACGAAGAAGACGCACAAGTACGACAAGACGCCCAACGAGGTGGTGAAGAGCGAGGAGCTGTCGTattcgcgcggcgcggcgctggcgtcgtCGCTTGCGCTGGCGCTGGCGGCGAGCGCGGTGCTAGCGCCGCTGGCTCGGTGA